The Streptomyces venezuelae genomic interval CGGTGGTCGTCGACGAGCACGACCCGCACCCGGCGTTCCGTGCCCGGCGCCGTCGCCCCCGCTTCGGTCCCGGCCGCTGCTCCGGTCTCGTCGCTCATCCGTCCGCCCTCTCCATCTCAAGCTCCACTTCGGTGCCCCCGCCCGGCACGGACCGCAGCCGGGCCGAACCGCCGTTGCGCTGCATACGACCGATGATCGATTCTCGTACGCCCATCCGGTCCTCGGGCACTGCGTCCAGGTCGAAGCCCGGACCGCGGTCCCGCACCGAGACGAAGACCATGCGGCCCTCCACCTCGGCGAAAACCTGCACCGCCCCACCCTCGCCACCGTACTTGGCGGCGTTCACCATCGCCTCGCGCGCGGCCTGCATCTGTGCGGTCAGTTTCTCGTCGAGCGGGCAGTCGCCGACGACGACGACCTCCAGCGGGACTCCGTGCATGTCCTCGACCTCGGCCGCGGCCTTCTTCACCGCCTCCGCGAGGGTCGCGGGCTCCTCCTCGTCCCGGCCGGTGCCCTCGGGCTTGTAGAGCCAGTTCCGCAGCTCCCGCTCCTGCGCGCGTGCGAGACGACGCACCTCCCCCGCGTCGTCGGCATTGCGCTGGATCAGCGTGAGGGTGTGCAGCACCGAGTCGTGGACGTGTGCCGCGACCTCGGCTCGCTCCTGCGCGCGGATGCGCATGGTCCGCTCCTCCGTCAGGTCCTGCGACATCCGGACCAGCCAGGGGCCCGCGAGCAGCGCTATCCCGGTGAGGACCGCGACGGCGGCGGTGAGGGCCGTTCCCAGTTGGGCTATGGAGCCGCGGACCACCAGGAAGACCGCGAGGCCCGTGCCGACGAGGGCGACGCCGACGAGTCCGCGGACGAGCTGGAACGTCCGCCTGCGCCGGCCGGACTCGGTCCAGCTGGCCCGGCGGGCGTTGTCCGCCTGGCGCCAGACCAGGACGACGCCGACCGCTATGAGGAGGAGGGGCCATATGTACCGCCCGGACTCGTTGTCGACATTGACCTTTCCGATGAGGGCCACGCTGCCGATCACGAGCGCGATCAGGGCGAAGACCTGGCCCTTGTCGGGCTTGCGGAGCCGGCGACGGCCGTCCGGGGTGATCTCGAAGACGGGGCGGGGAGCGGCCCGGCCGCCGACGCCGAGCGGGACGACTATCCAGAAGACCGCGTAGAGCAGGACGCCGAGGCCTTCCGTGAAGAACAGCGCCACGAACAGCGCGCGCACCCAGACGACCGGCAGTCCGAGGTGGCCGGCGAGGCCGCGCGCGACACCGCCGAGCCACCGCCCGTCGGCGCTCCGATAGAGCCTGCGCACGGGTGGTTCGTCGGTCTCGGTGACACGAGCGGCTGCGGACATGCACCGATCGTCACACGTCCGCCCCGCCCCGGACATCAGGGTCGGCCCTGAGATCGCCCCTGGTAACGCCTCAGGGGCGACACCCCTCCGAATATCAGGGTCGGGCCAGGGTCGATCCCGGTGCCGCATCGGGTCACGGGCAGTCACCATGGATGCATGACGAGTTCGAAGCCTTCGACCCACGAGGCCCCGCCGCCGGCGGAGGCCGATGCCTCCCTGCCTCTGCAGCGCTCGCGGAGCGGCAAGGTCGTCGGCGGAGTCTGCGCGGGCCTCGGCCGGCACTTCGACCTCGACCCGGTGATCTTCCGGATCACGGTCGGCGTGCTGTCCGTGACGGGCGGGGTCGGCCTGATCTTCTACGGCTTCGCGTGGCTGCTCGTCCCGCTCGCGGGCGAGGACGAGCACGAGGGACGCAGGCTCCTGACCGGCCGGGTCACCGGGGCCACTCTGGCCGCCATATTCATGGCGCTGACCGGCTGCGGGATCTTCCTGACGACGCTGCGCAGCGGGTCGATGCTGGGCTTCACGATGCTGCTGTCGCTCGCGGTGTGCGGCGCGGCGGTCTGGTCGCGGCGCCGGGCGACCGGCGGCGAGGCGGAGGGCCGGACGGAGACGGGGGCCGCCCACGTGGTCGTCGAGGCGCCGCCCGAGACCAAGGCGCCTCCCCGGATCGAGTACCACTCCTGGTGGAAGGACCCGATCGTGAAGGACGGCTCGACCGGCAGGGTGACCTTCGCATACCTCTGGGGACCGCACGGCCTCGTCGACAAGGACGGCAAGGTCGACGGCGTGGTGCCGAAGCCCGGAAGCCAGTGGGGACCCGACCCCTCCCGCGCCGACCGGCCGACACCCTCGGTCCGGCGTACTCCGCTGTCCATCGCCGGTCTCGTCCATCTGCTCGCGATGCTCGCGGCCGCCCTCGGCACCGCCCTCACCTGGGAGACCGAGCCGCTGGGCACGAGCCTGCAGACGGGTCTGGTCGCCGCCCTCGCGGTGTTCGGCCTGGGCCTCGTCATCAGCTCCTTCCTCGGCCGCACCGGCTTCGGCACGATCGTCAACACCGTGATCACGGCCTGCCTGCTCGCCGGGGCGGTCGCCCTGCCCGACCGGATCACCACGGACTGGGTCCGCGAGACGTGGAAGCCGGCCACCGTCGCCGCGGTGCAGCCCTCCTACGAGCTGGGCACCGGCGTGGGTCTGCTCGACCTGTCGGCGCTCCCGGTCCCGGCGGGCACGACCGTCACCACCCGGGCGGAGGTGGGCGCCGGCCAGCTCAAGGCGGTCGTCCCGAAGGACGTCGTGGTGAAGCTCCACGCCGAGGTGGGGCTCGGCGATCTGCAGCTTCCCGGGCAGCCCCCGGACGACATCGACATCGCCCCGGACATGGACGAGACCCACACGATCGCCCCGCCGGCCGGGACCGCCCCGGCAGGCACGCTGGACCTCTCGCTCGAGGTCGGCATCGGACAGGTGGAGGTCACCCGTGCTGCTTCATGAGTTCCGCCCCGGTCGGCTGATCGTCGGCCTCACCGCCCTCACCCTGGCCGCGGTCTACACGGGCGACCTCGCCGGAGCCTGGACGACCCCGTGGTTCGCGGTGGTCCCGGTGCTCTGCTGCGGCCTGGGCACGGCCGGCTTCGCGGGCTGGTTCGCCTATGAGGTACGGCGCCGCCGGTCGGCGAGAAGCCTGTCCACCGACAGCTCGGACGCCCCTGCCAGCAGCAGCGGGAGCCAGGCCATCAGATAGGCGAGGTCGTTGCCCAGGTAGTACGGGTTCACCTGCCAGCTCACGGTCAGCCACAGGCTCAGGGAGATCAGCGCGCCGCCGAGCGCCGCCACGCGGGCGTAGAGACCGATCAGGGTCCCGATCCCGACGGCGAGCTCTCCGAAGGCGATGGCGTACCCGAAGCCGGCGGGGCTCTTCAGGGCGAGGTCGACCATGCCGGGGATCGCCGAGCTGTCCCGCACGGCGCGCATCGTCTCGCCGATGGAGCCGCTGCCGTCAGCGGCGAAGAAGGCGGAGTCGGTGAGCTTGTCGAGACCGGCGTAGACGAACGTGATCCCGAGGAAGAGCCGGAGCGGGAGGAGGGAGTAGCGGGAGGCGACGGTCTTCCAGCGGGTGAAGGTGACCTGCCATCGGGCGAAGGTGGCCCGCCACCCCGTCGTGGCGTCGGTCCGGTTCGCTCGTCCCGTCATCGTCGGTCACCTCTCCACGCCCCGTACGACTGTTCGCGGAACGATTCTCCTCGGACTCGCGCCGCAGGGATACGTGGAGGGGGCCGGACGCTAGTCGACGACGTCGATCGTGACCCGGTTGGTCTCGACCCCGGCCGCCGTCACGACGGAGACCTCCACCCGGCCCGGTTCCACGTCGGCGGGGAGGGGGACGGTGAGGGACGCGTCCGTCGGGTTGGCGAAGCCGCCCGGGACCGGGACCAGGGGGACGTGGGCGTGGACGGGGCCGATGCGCACGACCAGCCGGGTCAGCGGGTCGGGGGCGGCGGCGCCCGGCGGGACGAAGCCGCAGCCGCGGATCTCGATGTCGTCGCCCGTGCGGATCGGGGCGTCGAGGTCGCCCGCCTCCCGGGAGCGGACGACGGAGTGGATCGTGGGGCGGACGCCCTCGGTGCACTTCGCGGCGAGGTGCCAGGCCGCCGAGACGGCGAAGAGCAGGACGAGCGACCAGGGCACCTCGGGGAGCCGGCCGGGGTCGCGGGCGAGACCGACGGCCGTCAGGGCCAGGACGGCGCAGGAGACGAGGACGTACTGGACGTCGGCGAGGCTGGCCCGGCCGCCGTCGTCGCAGAGCAGGTCGGCGGCGCGCGGACGGTCGGCGCGGACCTTCTGCAGGCGGCAGGACGCGATCCGGACGGAGACGACGAGACGGGCGGTGACGGTGACGGCCGACACGAGGGCGAAGACGGTGAGCAGCCCGGCGCCCCGGGACAGGACGAAGGTCGACGGGCCCGGCGCGAGGAACGCCAGGAAGAGGAGGGTGAAGCCGAGGAGGAGCAGCCAGGCACCGGCGACGGCCCGGGTGGTGGAGAGCCGGTTGTCCTCGCCGATCAGGGGGGCGAGGAGACCGCCGCGCGTCCGGTGCGTGTGCGCGGCGGCGCTGAGCAGGACGGCGAGGACGAGGGCGGTGCACAGACCGGCCGTGCGGGCGCCCGTCCAGCCGCTGCCGATCGCGGTGAGGGCCTGGCCCAGGAGGAGGGCGAGGACGGCTCCCCAGACGGCGCCGATGCCCCCGCTGCGGACCCGGTCGAGCCAGGCCGCCCCGGCCTCGCGGCCACGCGCGGCCACGGCGCGGGCGGACTGGGCCAGCTCGTCGGAGACCCACTGGCGGGCGGCGACCGGCGAGTGGGCGACGGCCGCGGGGACGCCGTGCCCGGCGGCCAGCTCGTCCCGCCGGGCGAGGAAGGCGGCGACCGCGCGCCGGTGCCCGGCCTTCCCGCAGTGGGCGCAGCCGGCGCAGGCCGTCGCGTGTCCGCCGTACTGTCTCGCCTCTTGAACCGCCACGGTGCTCACTTCCCGAGCTCACTTCACGACCCGTTCCGTTGCGTCCCGGTGCGCTCCGATGCGTGCCGAACGGTCAACCAGCCGTTGATTCCACGGAATTGTGTCGTATCGGCGGCTCCCGGGGCTGCCGTGTGCGCCCCGCCGGAGGGTGATTGCCGCGCCATCTCATTGACGTACAGAAGGGTGAAGCGATGGTGTTACGACAGGAGTTCGGGCTCCGCTCGGCTGATCCTGCGCCAGAGCGGCTGGTAGTTGATCCAGCCGACGAGGTCGCTGCCCAGCTGTTCGCGGGTGGCGACCGCCTCGCGGTGGTCGATCGGCACGGGCTTCCCGGCCGCCCGCGCGGCCAGCTGGATCTGGGCGCAGCGCTCCATGGCGATGAACCACCAGGCCGCCGCGTCGACGGAGCCGCCGACGGTGAGGAGTCCGTGGTTGCGCAGCACGATCGCCTTGAACGAGCCGAGTGCGAGGGCGATCCTGCGGCCTTCCTCGGCGTCGACGGTGACGCCGGTGTAGGCGTCGTAGAGGGCGTGGTCCTGGTAGAAGGCGCAGGCCTCCTGGGTGAGCGGGTCGAGGAGTTCGCCGAGCGCGGCGAGGGCCCGTCCGTGGAGGGAGTGGGTGTGGGCGACGGCGACGACGTCGGGCCGGGCGCGGTGGACCTGGGCGTGGACGGTGAAGGCCGCCTGGTTCACGTGCTGGCCGCCGCGGACGACCTGCCCGTCGCCGTTGACGAGGACGAGGTCGCTCGCGGTGAGGTCCTCGAAGGGCGCGCCGAAGGGGTTCACCCAGTAGCAGTCGGGGAACTCCGGGTCGCGGGCGCTGATGTGGCCCGAGACGCCCTCCTCGTATCCGAGCCGTCCGAAGAGCCGGAGCGCGCCCGCGAGCCGCTGTCTGCGGTGGGTGCGTTCCTCCTCGGCCGTCGCGTGGACGGGCGGCATGGCGAAGTGGAGCCGGTCGACGGGGACGGGCACGGGTATCACGCTCATGGGCCGGAAGGTAACGCCCGGCCGGGCAAGTCACCAGAGTCCGGACGTGAACACGACGAAGCCGCCGCCCCGGAGCACCGGGACGACGGCTTCAGGCACCTGCGGGAGCGACTACTCCCACTCGATGGTGCCCGGGGGCTTGCTCGTGACGTCGAGGACGACGCGGTTCACGTCGGCGACCTCGTTCGTGATGCGGGTCGAGATCTTGGCGAGCACCTCGTAGGGCAGGCGCGACCAGTCGGCCGTCATCGCGTCCTCGGAGGAGACGGGACGCAGCACGATCGGGTGACCGTAGGTGCGGCCGTCGCCCTGGACGCCCACGGAGCGGACGTCGGCGAGCAGGACGACCGGGCACTGCCAGATCTCGCGGTCGAGACCGGCCGCGGTGAGCTCCTCGCGGGCGATGGCGTCGGCCTCGCGCAGCAGGTCCAGGCGCTCCTTGGTGACCTCGCCGACGATGCGGATGCCGAGACCGGGGCCGGGGAAGGGCTGGCGCTGGACGATCTCGTCGGGCAGGCCGAGCTCCTGGCCGACCATGCGGACCTCGTCCTTGAACAGCTGACGCAGCGGCTCGACGAGCTGGAACTCGATGTCGTCGGGGAGTCCGCCGACGTTGTGGTGGGACTTGATGTTGGCGGTGCCGGTGCCGCCGCCGGACTCGACGATGTCCGGGTAGAGCGTGCCCTGGACGAGGAACGCGACCTCGGGGCCCTCCTCCTGGAGGATCTCCAGCTGCGCCTGCTCGAAGACGCGGATGAACTCGCGGCCGATGATCTTCCGCTTGGTCTCGGGGTCGGAGACGCCGGCGAGCGCGTCGAGGAAGCGCTCCTGCGCGTCGACGACCTTCAGGTTGGCGCCGGTGGCGGCGACGAAGTCCTTCTCGACCTGCTCGGTCTCGCCCTTGCGCATCAGACCGTGGTCGACGTAGACGCAGGTGAGCTGCGATCCGATGGCCTTCTGCACGAGCGCGGCGGCCACGGCGGAGTCGACGCCGCCGGAGAGACCGCAGATGGCGCGCTTGTCGCCGACCTGGGCGCGGATGGCCGCGACCTGCTCCTCGATCACGTTGCCCGTGGTCCAGCTCGGCTCGATGCCGGCGCCGCGGTAGAGGAAGTGCTCCAGGATCTGCTGGCCGTGCGTGGAGTGCAGCACCTCGGGGTGGTACTGGACGCCGTACAGCTTCTTCTCGTCGTTCTCGAAGGCGGCGACCGGCACGACGTCGGTGGACGCGGTGACGGAGAAGCCCTCGGGGGCGGCGGAGCAGGCGTCGCCGTGCGACATCCACACCGACTGCTCGACCGGGGTGCCCTCGAAGAGGGTCGAGCCGGCCCTGGAGACGTGCAGGTCGGTACGGCCGTACTCACGCGCGCCGGTGTTGTCGACGGTGCCGCCGAGGGTCGTCGCCATCAGCTGGAAGCCGTAGCACATACCGAAGACGGGGACACCCGCCTCGAAGATCTCGCGGTCGAGGCGGGGGGCGCCCTCCGCGTACACGGAGGACGGGCCGCCGGAGAGGATGATCGCCTTCGGGTTCTTGGCCAGCATCTCGGCCACCGGCATGGTGGACGGGACGATCTCGCTGTAGACCCGGGCCTCACGGACGCGGCGGGCGATGAGCTGGGCGTACTGGGCGCCGAAGTCGACAACGAGGACTACGTCCGGGTTGGAGACGTCGGGCGCGGCAGCGGGGGTCGCTGATGACACTACGGCGGCCTTCCGGCGGTAGGAGAGGGTCCCCCGAAGGGGGGTGCTATTTGTCGATTCTACCGGCGCGCCGGTAGCACTTTTCGTCTCACCATCCGAACCCGGGTTGGCCCCCGGTCCGCGGCGGGGTCCATACTGTCGCCATGCGCAAGCTCTCGACCTTCGTCTTTACCTATGGCACCGGCCCGTCCGGCTGCCATGGTCGTGCTGCTTGAGCAACTGACAAGCGACTTCCCAGGCGCCCCGGGCCGACAAGGCCCGGGGCGTTCTGTCGTTTCCGGGCCGTGTCGCCCCGGGGCTCCGCCCCCGACACCCCGAGGAGCCCCGAATGACCGCCATGACCCAGACCGAGAAGACCGGCGCCCGCACCGACGAGGCGGCGACGCTGATCGGTGACGCCCGCGAGCGCATCGACTCCCTCGACGACCGGATCATCGGTCTCATCCAGGAACGGATGGCCGTCTCGGCCGTCATCCAGGAGGCCCGGATCTCCTCCGGTGGCCGCCGGGTGAACCTGGCCCGCGAGATGGAGGTCCTCGGTCACTTCCGTGACGCGCTGGGCAAGCCCGGCACGGCCCTCGCAATGACCATGCTGGAGCTGTGTCGGGGCCGCATCTGAGTTCGATCCCGCTCTCACCCGTACGGCGCGTGACCGGCCGCGACCCGGCTTCGTTGGTCCGGGTGTCCGTGCCAGCCAGGGGCGGGCCCGTAGAAACCACGCGTGGCTTCGCTGGGGCGTGTGGCGTACCTCCGGTGCGCCGTGGGACCTCGCACCAGCGCGTGTGACCGGGCAGCAGGGGACAGCAGCCCGGTCACCAGCAAGGGCGGTCGGCCCCGGGGACGCTCGGGGTCGGCCGCAACCGGTCGACCTCCCCCGTACGTCCGTCCCCCGACCTCCTCCCCCGCGCGGCGCGATCCCCCGGCGCCGACGCCCAAGGGCCCCGTACCGCGACCGGAATCGCGGCGCGGGGCCCTTTCCCGCACCCCCCAGCGTGACGCGCGTCACACCAAGATCCTGTGCAACCGCTACAACCAATCCCGTGGGTCGCGGGTCATCTATGCAGCATCACCAAAAGCAGGAAAGGCGCTGCACTCGGAGGGGGGTGCAGCGCCTTTTCTCATGCGGTGGATCTCATGCCGTGCGTGTCACGCCTGGCCGTCCGGCGCCGTCGCCTTCGCCTTCGGCGGGACCGTCGGGATTCCCAGGAACGGCAGCCGCAGGGCGCCGAAGGCCTCGGCCGGGACCGCCGGGGACTTCGGCTCGACCGCCGCCACCCGCACGTACGCCTCCCCCTGCCGCGGCCGCGGGTCCTCCTCGCCCTTGTTCGGCCAGAACGACATCGCCCGCTCCGCCTGCGCCGTGATCGTCAGGGACGGGTTGACGCCGAGGTTGGCGGAGACGGCCGCCCCGTCGACGACGGAGATCCCGGGGTGCCCGAAGAGCCGGTGGTACGGGTCGATGACGCCGGACTCGGCGTCGGCGCCGATCGGGCAGCCGCCCAGGAAGTGGGCGGTGAGCGGGGTGCCCATCAGCTCGCCGATGTTGGAGCCGGCGAAGCCGTTGATCTCCTCGGCGAGGAGGGTCGCGGCCTTGGTGGCCTCCGGGATCTGGACCGGGTTCGGCGCCCCGTGCCCCTGCCGGGCCGTGAGCAGGCCCTTTCCGATCCCGCCCGGCTTGCGGTAGGTCGTCAGGGAGTTGTCCAGGGACTGCATGACCAGACCGATGATGGTCCGCTCCGACCAGCGCCAGTTCGAGAGCGAGCGGGCGGCGAGCGTCGGGTGCTTGAGCAGGTTGAGGAACCAGTTGCGCACCCGGTGGGCCCCGTAGGGCACCTGGAGGACGGTCATGCCGCCCATGGAGTTGGAGCCCTTGCCGTACCGGACCGGCTCGATGTGGGTGTTCGCGTCGGGGTGGATCGAGGAGGTGATGGCGACGCCCTTGGTGAAGTCGACCTTCTCCTTGCCGTGCTTCTTGCGGTAGCGCCGGTCGGTGGTCTGCGCGCCGACCAGACCCTCGGAGTTGGTACGGGTGAGCTCGCCGAGCCGCTGCGAGATCCGGGGCAGCAGGCCGCCGTCCTTCATCCGGTGCAGCAGGGTCTGCGTGCCGTACGTGCCGGCCGCGATCACCACGCGGCGGGCGCGGAAGGTCCGCCCCTTCCCCTTCTTGCGGTTGTCGGTGGGGAGGGTCTGCACCGCGTAGCCGCCCCGGGAGTCCTCGGTGACGGTGACGACCGTGGTCATGGGGTGGACGGTGGCGCCCGCCTTCTCGGCGAGGTGGAGGTAGTTCTCGTTGAGGGTGTTCTTGGCGCCGTGGCGGCAGCCCGTCATGCACTCCCCGCACTCGGTGCAGGCGCGCCGGGCCGGGCCCGCGCCGCCGAAGTACGGGTCGGCGACCTGGCCGCCGGGCTTCGCCTTCGCGGTCCCGTCGGCGTCGGCCCCGTCCCCGAAGAAGACGCCGACGGGTGCCATGTGGAAGGTGTCGCCGATGCCCATCGCCTGCGCGGCCGCCTTGAGGTGCACGTCCGAGGGGGTCGTCGTCGGGTTGAGCCGGACGCCGAGCATCCGCTGCGCCTGGTCGTAGTACGGCCGCAGCTCTTCCTGCCAGTCCGTGATGTCCTTCCACTGCGGGTCGTCGAAGAAGGGCTTCGGCGGCACGTAGAGGGTGTTGGCGTAGTTGAGGGAGCCGCCGCCCACGCCGGCGCCCGCGAGGACCATCACGTTGCCCAGCAGGTGGATGCGCTGGATGCCGTAGAGGCCGAGGGCGGGGGCCCACAGGAAGTTCTTCAGGTCCCAGGAGTTCTTCGGCAGGGTTCCGGGAGTGAAGCGGCGCCCGGCCTCCAGGACGCCGACCCGGTAGCCCTTCTCCGTGAGCCGGAGGGCGGTGACCGAACCGCCGAAGCCGGAGCCGACGACGAGGACGTCGTAGTCGTACGCGGCGTCCTCCGCCTGCTCCTGGTTTTGGGTAGGGGGTACCGCGGTCATGGCTCTCCTCGCACGAAAAGGGACGGGTCGGGCGGCGCGTGGTCAGCGCAGGCGCAGGGTCTTCATCGCCTTGAGGGACAGGCTCATCACCGCGGCGTACTTCTCGTCGTCCATGCCGAAGGAGGGCGCGAGCGGCATCAGCCGCTGCTGGGCGACGGTCTGGGCCTCGGTGTACTTGAGGATGCCCTCCGAGCCGTGGCGGCGGCCGAGACCGGAGTCCTTCATGCCGCCCATCGGGGACTGCACGCTGCCGTAGGCCGGCGCGTACCCCTCGTTGATGTTGACGGTGCCGGTGCGCAGCCGGGACGCGACGGCGTGGCCGCGGCGCGAGTCCTGGGTCCACACCGAGGAGTTGAGGCCGTACGGCGTGGCGTTGGCGAGCTCGATCACCTCGTCCTCGTCCGTGAAGCGGTAGACGGAGACGACCGGGCCGAAGGTCTCCTCGGAGCAGACGGCCATCGGGGCCTCGACGCCGTCGAGGATGGTCGGCTCGTAGAAGAGGGGGCCGATGTCGGGGCGGGCGACGCCGCCGGCGACGAGCCTGGCGCCCTTGGCGACGGCCTCGTCGACGTGCTTCGTGACCGTCTCCAGCTGCCGGTCGCCGACGAGGGAGCCCATGTCCGCCCCGTACGCGAGGGAGCTGCCGAGGCGCATGGCCTTGGTGCGGGCGGCGAAGCGGTCGAGGAAGGCGTCGGCGACGGACTCGTGGACGTACAGCCGCTCGATGGAGATGCAGAGCTGTCCGGCGGAGGAGAAGCAGGCGCGGACGGCTCCGGCGGCGGCCTTCTCGATGTCGGCGTCCTTCAGGACGAGCATCGCGTTCTTGCCGCCGAGTTCGAGGGAGACGCCGACGAGCCGGGCGGCGGCGCCCTGGGCGACCTCGCGGCCGGTGCGGGTGGAGCCGGTGAAGGAGACGTAGTCGGCGTGCTTGACGACCTCGGGTCCGACGACCGGGCCCTCGCCCAGGACGACCTGGAAGACCTCGGCGGGCAGCCCGGCCTCGATCAGCAGGTCGCGGGCCCAGAGCGCGGTGAGCGCGGTCTCCGTGTCGGGCTTCATGACGACCGCGTTGCCCGAGACGAAGGCGGGGAGCGCGTCGCCGACGGAGAGCTCCAGCGGGTAGTTCCAGGGCGCGATCTGCCCGACGACCCCGCGCGGCTGGCGCAGTTCGGTGACCTTGGTGAGGGTCGGTACGACTCCGGTGTGGCGCTTGGCGCGCAGGTACGAGGCGGCCTTGCGGCCGTAGTGGCGGGCGGCGACGCACACCGCCTGGACCTCCTCGTGGGCGTGCAGGCGCGCCTTGCCCGTCTCCAGCTGGATGAGGTCGAGGACCTCGGACTGACGCTGGAGGACGAGGTCGTGGAAGCGAAGGAGGACGGCGGCGCGGGCCTTGACCGGGGTGGCGGCCCACGCGGTCTGGGCGGCACGCGCGCGCGTGAAGGCCTCGGCGACGTCCTCGGGGGTGGACTCGGGCAGCTCCGCCAGCCGCTCCCCGGTGAAGGGGGTGTGGTTGGCGGTCCGGCCGGATCCGACGACGCCCCGGGTGAGGCGGGCGACCACCTCGGGCGTCACGACCTCGGCGGCGGTCCGCGCGCGGGCGGGCGCGGGCGCGACCGGGTTGGTCGCGCCGGCGGGCACGGACGCTCCGCCCTTCGCGGCGGGGACTTCGGGAACCGAGAGGGCGGCGGGGGCCTGCGAGTCCGTCATGAGGGCGAGCGTAGGCGGCGTTCCGCCCTTTGGGTACCCGTCGGTAATGCGTTTTCACCGGGTGCACACATCACGCCAGTGATCACTGGCATATAAGCCCTGATCAGGGGCTTACGACTGCCGGAGGCCGGGCGCGGAGATTCTTTCCGGTTCACGCGCCGGGCGGCCGCCAGTGCTGGAGCACGATGTCGAACTGCTCGCGGGTGGTCTCCCAGCTCGACGCCGGCGAGGACATGTACACGGCGTACTCCGTGCCGTCGTCCTCGTAGTACATGAGGTCGATCGCGCGCCGCGGCCCGGGGAAGTCCTTCCTCTCGGTCCAGCTGAACTCCCACTGGCAGGAGCGGACCTGGTCGCGGTAGGTGACCTGGCCGAGCTTGATCCGTTTGTAGTTCATCCGCTTCGCCAGGACGCGCTCCAGGTCGAGGGCGTGCATGTACGGATTCTCGAAGTCGGGCTTCTTGTCGATGCTGATCCGGATCCGGTGGTTGCCGTTGTCCGGGGTGTAGTCGATCTGGTCGCCCTCCTTCTGCCGCTTCCAGCCGTCCGGTACGAGGAGGCTGAAGCCCGCCGGGTCGTCGACGCGGTGCCAGCCCTCCGGAACGACGGCCTCCTTGGCCTGG includes:
- a CDS encoding succinic semialdehyde dehydrogenase; amino-acid sequence: MTDSQAPAALSVPEVPAAKGGASVPAGATNPVAPAPARARTAAEVVTPEVVARLTRGVVGSGRTANHTPFTGERLAELPESTPEDVAEAFTRARAAQTAWAATPVKARAAVLLRFHDLVLQRQSEVLDLIQLETGKARLHAHEEVQAVCVAARHYGRKAASYLRAKRHTGVVPTLTKVTELRQPRGVVGQIAPWNYPLELSVGDALPAFVSGNAVVMKPDTETALTALWARDLLIEAGLPAEVFQVVLGEGPVVGPEVVKHADYVSFTGSTRTGREVAQGAAARLVGVSLELGGKNAMLVLKDADIEKAAAGAVRACFSSAGQLCISIERLYVHESVADAFLDRFAARTKAMRLGSSLAYGADMGSLVGDRQLETVTKHVDEAVAKGARLVAGGVARPDIGPLFYEPTILDGVEAPMAVCSEETFGPVVSVYRFTDEDEVIELANATPYGLNSSVWTQDSRRGHAVASRLRTGTVNINEGYAPAYGSVQSPMGGMKDSGLGRRHGSEGILKYTEAQTVAQQRLMPLAPSFGMDDEKYAAVMSLSLKAMKTLRLR